A region of Homo sapiens chromosome X, GRCh38.p14 Primary Assembly DNA encodes the following proteins:
- the FUNDC2 gene encoding FUN14 domain-containing protein 2 produces the protein METSAPRAGSQVVATTARHSAAYRADPLRVSSRDKLTEMAASSQGNFEGNFESLDLAEFAKKQPWWRKLFGQESGPSAEKYSVATQLFIGGVTGWCTGFIFQKVGKLAATAVGGGFFLLQLANHTGYIKVDWQRVEKDMKKAKEQLKIRKSNQIPTEVRSKAEEVVSFVKKNVLVTGGFFGGFLLGMAS, from the exons ATGGAAACATCTGCCCCACGTGCCGGAAGCCAAGTGGTGGCGACAACTGCGCGCCACTCCGCGGCCTACCGCGCAGATCCTCTACGTGTGTCCTCGCGAGACAAGCTCACCGAAATGGCCGCGTCCAGTCAAG GAAACTTTGAGGGAAATTTTGAGTCACTGGACCTTGCGGAATTTGCTAAGAAGCAGCCATGGTGGCGTAAGCTGTTCGGGCAGGAATCTGGACCTTCAGCAGAAAAGTATAGCGTGGCAACCCAGCTGTTCATTGGAGGTGTCACTGGATG gTGCACAGGTTTCATATTCCAGAAGGTTGGAAAGTTGGCTGCAACAGCTGTGGGAGGTGGATTTTTTCTCCTTCAG CTTGCAAACCATACTGGGTACATCAAAGTTGACTGGCAACGAGTGGAGAAGGACATGAAGAAAGCCAAAGAGCAGCTGAAGATCCGTAAGAGCAATCAGATACCTACTGAGGTCAGGAGCAAAGCTGAGGAG GTGGTGTCATTTGTGAAGAAGAATGTTCTAGTAACTGGGGGATTTTTCGGAGGCTTTCTGCTTGGCATGGCATCCTAA